From the Solanum lycopersicum chromosome 10, SLM_r2.1 genome, one window contains:
- the LOC101252443 gene encoding phosphoglycerate mutase-like protein AT74H, giving the protein MINSTVDDNGHAQLPDEQQHHCNCCQFHSQNQHKPVAVPKCLPKRIILVRHGESEGNKDDAMYTITPDYRIPLTPKGIDQAKEAGSRIFDIVSDNGSEDNWKVYFYVSPYVRARSTLREIGRAFSRRRVLGVREECRIREQDFGNFQVADRMKVIKETRERFGRFFYRFPEGESAADVYDRVSSFLESLWRDIDMNRLHHDPNDDLNLVIISHGLASRVFLMKWFKWTVEQFEYLNNLGNCGFRVLQLGLGGEYSLAVHHTEEEMLEWGLSPEMISDQKWRAHASRSSWKDKCSWYLDAFFDHLTNSDEDDYDEVKSDFSD; this is encoded by the exons ATGATAAATAGTACCGTTGATGACAACGGCCATGCCCAACTTCCTGATGAGCAGCAACATCACTGCAACTGTTGCCAATTTCATAGTCAAAATCAGCACAAGCCCGTAGCCGTACCCAAGTGCCTACCAAAGCGCATAATTTTGGTTCGTCACGGCGAGAGCGAAGGTAATAAAGACGACGCTATGTACACCATCACCCCCGATTATAGGATCCCTCTAACTCCCAAGGGAATTGATCAAGCCAAGGAAGCTGGCTCTCGCATTTTTGACATCGTTTCTGATAATGGTTCTGAGGATAACTGGAAGGTCTACTTCTACGTTTCCCCATATGTGAGAGCACGTTCCACCCTACGGGAGATAGGCAGGGCTTTTTCCAGACGGAGAGTTCTTGGCGTCAGGGAAGAATGCCGAATTAGAGAACAAGATTTTGGTAATTTTCAAGTGGCTGACCGCATGAAAGTCATCAAAGAGACTCGCGAGAGATTTGGCCGCTTCTTTTATCGATTTCCTGAGGGAGAATCAGCAGCTGATGTTTATGACAGAGTTTCCA GTTTTCTTGAGTCTCTTTGGAGGGACATTGATATGAACAGGCTCCATCATGACCCTAATGACGATTTGAATCTTGTGATTATATCTCATGGTCTAGCTAGTCGTGTGTTTCTGATGAAATGGTTCAAGTGGACAGTTGAGCAATTTGAGTATCTAAACAATTTAGGAAATTGTGGATTTCGAGTTCTACAATTAGGGCTCGGTGGTGAATACAGCTTAGCAGTCCACCATACTGAAGAAGAGATGCTGGAATGGGGACTATCCCCTGAAATGATTTCAGACCAAAAATGGCGAGCTCATGCTAGCAGGAGTTCATGGAAGGACAAATGCTCTTGGTACCTTGATGCTTTCTTTGACCATTTAACTAATTCAGATGAGGATGATTATGATGAAGTCAAATCTGACTTTTCTGACTAG